The following are encoded in a window of Candidatus Poribacteria bacterium genomic DNA:
- a CDS encoding Ldh family oxidoreductase has translation MPLIQAQKLKEMAISYLERSGIPSDHARIIADVLVEAELRGKNTHGLIRLEKIRSRYQRVRRSEIKVVKRFANHILIDGGNNLGYVVVYLAAQRAIGLARQYGSAMVGVFNTTHCGMLGYYTDMIRREDMIGVATCNCYPRVAPLGGVEPIFGTNPLSVAIPTREDPPLLFDASLASITNGRLMLMSEKNERMPTGLAFDEEGNPTDDPKKALSGAVRPFGDHKGYGLMLISQILTTAFLGATLIPPPGREYGFLIMALNPEIFIPIDRFKEKVSRLVEKVKFVKREPGIEEILLPGERSWKIRCKRLKEGIDLDEKLIERIEDR, from the coding sequence ATGCCTCTGATTCAGGCTCAGAAGCTTAAGGAGATGGCGATATCTTATCTTGAGCGGTCCGGCATCCCCTCCGATCATGCCCGTATAATCGCCGATGTGCTCGTGGAAGCGGAGCTTAGAGGGAAAAACACCCACGGGCTTATCAGGCTGGAGAAAATCAGATCACGATATCAAAGGGTTAGGCGGTCTGAGATCAAAGTCGTCAAGCGCTTCGCCAATCATATCCTTATAGACGGCGGCAACAACCTCGGATATGTAGTGGTCTATCTGGCGGCTCAAAGGGCCATAGGGCTGGCGAGGCAGTATGGCTCGGCCATGGTGGGCGTTTTTAACACCACACACTGCGGTATGCTGGGGTATTACACCGACATGATCCGCCGCGAGGATATGATCGGGGTGGCGACCTGTAACTGTTATCCCCGCGTGGCACCTCTGGGTGGCGTGGAGCCGATCTTCGGCACTAATCCCCTATCCGTGGCCATACCAACAAGGGAGGACCCTCCGCTGCTTTTTGATGCTTCCCTGGCTTCGATCACAAACGGCCGATTGATGTTGATGAGTGAAAAGAATGAACGGATGCCGACCGGTCTTGCCTTCGACGAGGAGGGAAATCCGACCGATGATCCGAAAAAGGCCCTCTCCGGCGCTGTAAGGCCGTTCGGCGATCACAAGGGATATGGATTGATGCTCATCTCACAGATATTGACCACAGCCTTCTTAGGTGCCACACTCATACCTCCTCCTGGTAGGGAATATGGATTCCTCATAATGGCCCTAAATCCCGAGATCTTCATCCCCATAGATCGGTTCAAGGAGAAGGTCTCCAGGCTTGTAGAGAAGGTTAAATTCGTCAAAAGGGAACCCGGTATCGAGGAGATACTCCTTCCGGGCGAGAGATCTTGGAAGATAAGATGTAAACGGTTGAAGGAAGGGATTGATCTCGATGAAAAGCTCATCGAAAGGATTGAAGATCGATGA
- a CDS encoding ribonuclease H-like domain-containing protein: MKSSSKGLKIDDSFIMELRRLEGKLERMRHDLVEKEFPGEEVKTPYGTFFLSTRSASELPETRKPLSRFMSIFGNPRGARYGVSRIASRSPRKSLFLDIETTGLSSRCPIFLCGLMYFDGLEFKFEQLLARDFSEEAPMLCFLGGRLDDFELIITFNGRSFDLPYILDRMAYHGIPLPKGLMGRNYDVLLYSRRKWKGRVTNCKLQTLEKEICGRRRMGDIPSSLIPETYQEFIGSGDVSLLKPIMYHNLIDLVSMAELIAALLD; encoded by the coding sequence ATGAAAAGCTCATCGAAAGGATTGAAGATCGATGACTCCTTCATAATGGAACTACGTCGGTTGGAGGGGAAACTGGAGAGGATGAGGCATGATCTGGTCGAGAAGGAGTTCCCCGGTGAGGAGGTCAAGACTCCCTACGGCACTTTCTTCCTGTCAACCAGGTCGGCCTCAGAACTCCCTGAGACGAGAAAACCATTGAGCAGATTCATGAGCATATTTGGAAATCCCAGGGGTGCCCGATACGGCGTCTCACGGATCGCCTCCAGAAGTCCGCGCAAATCGCTGTTTTTAGACATCGAAACCACAGGGCTTTCCTCCAGATGTCCGATATTTCTCTGCGGTTTGATGTACTTCGATGGATTGGAATTCAAGTTTGAACAGTTACTGGCGAGGGACTTCTCGGAAGAGGCACCTATGCTGTGTTTTCTTGGAGGAAGACTTGACGATTTCGAGCTTATCATAACCTTTAACGGCAGATCCTTCGATCTACCCTATATACTCGACAGAATGGCCTATCACGGTATTCCGTTGCCTAAGGGACTGATGGGCAGGAATTATGATGTGCTGCTCTATTCAAGGCGGAAATGGAAAGGTAGGGTAACGAACTGTAAGCTTCAGACATTGGAGAAGGAGATCTGCGGCAGACGCAGGATGGGCGACATCCCCTCCAGTCTGATCCCCGAAACATATCAGGAGTTCATCGGATCCGGTGATGTCTCCCTGCTTAAGCCCATAATGTATCACAACCTTATCGATCTCGTCTCCATGGCGGAACTGATAGCCGCTCTCCTGGATTAG